The Glycine soja cultivar W05 chromosome 6, ASM419377v2, whole genome shotgun sequence genome has a window encoding:
- the LOC114415773 gene encoding cell wall / vacuolar inhibitor of fructosidase 2-like produces MVSSKIFFLFLLFLAHLHQHASVEGDSSLIKRTCKNTKYYNLCFSSLKSDPSSPNADPKGLAVIMIGIGMTNATSTSSYLSSKLPTPSNNTTWKRVLKECADKYSYAGDALQDSVQDLANEAYDYAYMHITAAKDYPNACHNAFKRYPGLVYPRDLARREDGLKHICDVAMGIIDNLDW; encoded by the coding sequence ATGGTTTCTTCTAAgatcttcttcctttttctccTCTTTCTAGCACACCTTCATCAACATGCATCTGTGGAAGGAGATTCCAGTTTGATAAAGAGAACTTGCAAGAACACCAAGTACTACAATCTATGCTTCTCTTCCCTCAAATCTGATCCAAGCAGTCCAAACGCAGATCCTAAGGGCCTAGCTGTGATCATGATTGGAATAGGAATGACCAATGCCACTTCCACATCCTCCTACTTGTCTTCAAAGTTGCCTACCCCCTCCAACAACACAACCTGGAAAAGGGTCCTCAAGGAGTGTGCTGATAAGTACTCCTATGCTGGTGATGCCCTCCAAGATTCGGTGCAGGATTTGGCTAATGAGGCTTATGACTATGCTTACATGCACATCACTGCCGCCAAAGATTACCCAAATGCTTGCCACAACGCTTTCAAACGGTACCCTGGTTTGGTTTATCCTCGTGATCTTGCTCGTAGAGAAGATGGTTTGAAGCATATATGCGATGTGGCAATGGGGATTATAGATAATCTTGATTGGTAG